One Fundulus heteroclitus isolate FHET01 chromosome 11, MU-UCD_Fhet_4.1, whole genome shotgun sequence DNA segment encodes these proteins:
- the uimc1 gene encoding BRCA1-A complex subunit RAP80 isoform X1, which yields MRGRRGHSSSSATRQQSRMALRKQLIQNISPDSQQQEDNTQEDGASADTDNTQDELSSLLWSTSSAQENRQKEGEIHSKRKEMTEEEMMDLAVRLSRQEASNTALKKQQENEDLMKAIQESMVNQAPACLNSPSKPQLDGAPVSAGSRRKLAYSNGGKVPEEDYTSEGDMNSGHETVGRSKKRKRDTGSPLLEMPDLSQTQKISSRRSPCSPESFPSLLDSPQSSDSTHIDDSQAQLSPVFPLTGSKAEVRVYRLNQDLVETCKSSGFVLCSQDSLTLTQNSAQPRSPIFPQSNRVSCPKSPVFPEDDKGHERQSQWSPKIVGSPVVSRTAECEISAGASKQPPCENAEFCFSSQESLNPTVGSSLTQSPVFPKSPSDQSLLHKDPDRGQVEQSDERSGSPAFGLTEPQRTDQPENPTELRASEHDHSAPDCRKGTKCDGCQTAERNKHSSKSEELNEKPEGCNSAETEPTSDTTPVWSDQDKDDVTPAGPPSPVFPEEKAVVPGLSQPGSSPNHLSADSQEPAGPDCSLKSQEGDPGCDKHVSSGTVSSSTPTSRQQVHSPGQELHPGSRQEGACRGSSQPGEPSDSQTIHYYWGVPFCPRGLDPDTYTQVIVAQMEVYEKSLKQAQRGLLRKAEWGEAVQPQPEKSPSPEPPAESSQACVPRRRGLRLRGSKRSKAADFLPDEEEEKKDEEQQQEKEEEKEGDQVQTDTDDCEVCPETQLSDNGSTKFLSLDADAETKPQQKGPELPEITMILRDDSPTRGEPQELEQRIKTTADSKTKEDVSGCREDAGGQPAGEVETVKENRRDPDVEEMESRGLQRSDSPELEAAVVPHSPETSVDCPICQGSFPASEIEMHAAYCEGEVAMVSQRGPESQHFQDSVKPRRKRMRKTEAASEETAHPSDDCRSQEKCFICQKSVPLKDFSRHTELCFQRGTAKRAAKGNLLSALERTESRDSGAGPSGSKVQPEAVIDLRDDDDDDEEVSAYRISDSPIRSFTPISEATGCLIDFRKQQRTKKPSQRRR from the exons CAACTCGGCAGCAGAGCAGGATGGCCCTGAGgaagcagctgatccagaacatctCCCCTGATAGCCAACAACAAGAGGACAACACACAGGAGGACGGAGCTTCTGCTGACACAGATAACACACag GATGAGCTCTCATCTTTACTTTGGTCAACGTCATCAGCACAAGAAAATCGGCAGAAAGAGGGGGAGATCCACTCCAAACGGAAAG AGATGACCGAGGAGGAGATGATGGACCTGGCCGTGCGACTGAGCAGACAGGAAGCCAGCAATACAGCACTGAAAAAGCAGCAGGAGAATGAGGATCTGATGAAAGCCATCCAGGAGAGC ATGGTCAACCAGGCACCAGCTTGTCTGAACTCTCCAAGTAAACCTCAGCTTGATGGCGCCCCCGTAAGTGCCGGCTCCCGACGGAAACTCGCATACTCCAACGGAGGGAAGGTGCCAGAGGAGGACTACACATCAGAGGGTGACATGAACTCAG GACATGAAACTGTTGGCAGGAGTAAAAAGCGGAAAAGGGACACAGGCAGTCCTCTGCTGGAGATGCCAGATTTGTCACAGACTCAGAAGATCTCATCTCGGCGTTCTCCCTGCAGCCCTGAATCGTTCCCATCTCTTCTGGACTCTCCACAG AGCTCCGACTCGACACATATCGATGACTCCCAGGCTCAGCTGTCTCCAGTTTTCCCGCTGACCGGCTCCAAAGCGGAGGTCCGTGTATACCGACTCAACCAGGATCTAGTGGAAACCTGCAAGAGCTCCGGGTTTGTCTTGTGTTCTCAGGACAGTTTGACTTTGACTCAAAATTCTGCTCAGCCCAGAAGCCCCATATTTCCCCAGAGTAACCGGGTGTCCTGTCCCAAAAGTCCTGTGTTCCCAGAAGATGACAAGGGACATGAAAGACAGTCGCAGTGGAGCCCCAAGATTGTTGGGAGTCCAGTTGTCAGCAGGACTGCTGAGTGTGAAATCTCTGCAGGGGCCTCTAAACAACCTCCCTGTGAAAACGCAGAGTTTTGCTTCTCCTCTCAGGAGAGTTTAAACCCCACGGTGGGGTCTTCACTCACCCAGAGCCCAGTCTTCCCTAAAAGTCCCTCAGATCAGTCGTTGCTCCATAAAGACCCCGACCGAGGACAGGTGGAGCAGAGCGATGAACGCTCAGGGAGCCCCGCGTTCGGTTTGACTGAACCACAGAGGACTGACCAGCCGGAAAACCCCACAGAGCTCCGAGCTTCTGAGCACGACCACAGTGCCCCCGACTGTAGGAAG GGCACAAAGTGCGACGGCTGTCAAACTGCTGAGCGCAACAAACATTCATCTAAGTCAG AAGAGCTGAATGAAAAACCTGAGGGCTGTAACTCTGCAGAGACCGAGCCGACGAGTGACACGACGCCGGTGTGGTCAGATCAGGATAAAGATGACGTTACG CCAGCTGGTCCTCCTAGCCCGGTCTTCCCTGAAGAGAAAGCCGTTGTGCCGGGACTCAGCCAGCCTGGATCCTCCCCGAATCACTTGTCAGCAGATTCCCAAGAACCAGCTGGGCCAGACTGCAG CCTGAAATCCCAGGAAGGTGATCCAGGCTGCGACAAACATGTATCATCTGGAACCGTTTCTTCTTCTACGCCCACCAGCCGGCAGCAGGTTCACAGCCCGGGGCAGGAGCTCCATCCTGGGAGCAGACAGGAGGGTGCCTGCAGGGGCTCATCCCAACCCGGGGAACCGTCCGACAGCCAGACGATTCATTACTACTGGGGGGTTCCCTTCTGTCCAAGAGGCCTGGACCCAGACACATACACCCAG GTGATCGTGGCTCAGATGGAGGTTTATGAGAAGAGCCTGAAACAGGCTCAGAGGGGCCTGCTGAGGAAGGCTGAATGGGGGGAGGCCGTCCAGCCGCAGCCAGAG AAGTCCCCGTCTCCAGAGCCACCAGCCGAATCATCTCAGGCTTGCGTTCCTCGAAG GAGAGGCCTCAGACTGAGAGGCAGCAAACGGAGCAAAGCTGCTGATTTTCTTccagatgaggaggaggagaagaaagacgaagagcagcagcaagaaaaggaagaggagaaggagggcGATCAAGTACAGACAGATACTGACGACTGTGAGGTTTGTCCAG AAACTCAACTGAGCGACAACGGCAGCACAAAATTCCTTAGCTTGGACGCTGATGCTGAAACAAAG CCTCAACAGAAAGGTCCTGAACTGCCTGAGATTACGATGATTCTCAGAGACGATTCTCCGACCAGAGGCGAGCCGCAGGAGCTGGagcaaagaataaaaa CCACGGCAGATTCAAAGACGAAGGAGGATGTTTCAGGCTGCAGGGAAGATGCTGGAGGACAGCCTGCAGGAGAGGTGGAGACCGTAAAGGAGAACAGGAGGGATCCAGATGTGGAGGAGATGGAAAGCAGAGGTCTTCAAAGATCAGACTCTCCTGAACTGGAAGCGGCCGTCGTCCCCCACAGCCCCGAAACCTCCGTCGACTGCCCCATCTGTCAGGGCTCGTTTCCTGCCAGCGAGATCGAGATGCACGCGGCGTACTGTGAGGGAGAGGTGGCCATGGTGAGCCAGAGGGGGCCTGAAAGCCAACATTTCCAAG ATTCAGTGAAACCTCGCAGGAAGAGGATGAGGAAAACAGAGGCAGCGTCAGAGGAAACAGCTCACCCTTCTGATGACTGCAG GAGCCAGGAGAAATGTTTCATCTGTCAGAAATCTGTTCCGCTAAAAGACTTTAGCCGACACACGGAGCTCTGCTTTCAGCGTGGGACAGCAAAGAGGGCAGCA AAGGGAAATCTGCTGTCTGCTCTGGAGCGAACCGAGAGCAGGGACTCAG GTGCTGGACCGTCCGGATCCAAAGTCCAACCAGA AGCGGTCATCGATCTGCGGGACGACGACGACGATGATGAAGAAGTTTCAGCGTACAGGATCAGCGACTCTCCCATCAGGTCATTCACTCCCATCTCTGAGGCCACTGGATGCCTTATCGACTTCAGgaaacagcagcgcaccaagAAGCCGAGTCAAAGACGAAGATGA
- the uimc1 gene encoding BRCA1-A complex subunit RAP80 isoform X3 — MRGRRGHSSSSATRQQSRMALRKQLIQNISPDSQQQEDNTQEDGASADTDNTQDELSSLLWSTSSAQENRQKEGEIHSKRKEMTEEEMMDLAVRLSRQEASNTALKKQQENEDLMKAIQESMVNQAPACLNSPSKPQLDGAPVSAGSRRKLAYSNGGKVPEEDYTSEGDMNSGHETVGRSKKRKRDTGSPLLEMPDLSQTQKISSRRSPCSPESFPSLLDSPQSSDSTHIDDSQAQLSPVFPLTGSKAEVRVYRLNQDLVETCKSSGFVLCSQDSLTLTQNSAQPRSPIFPQSNRVSCPKSPVFPEDDKGHERQSQWSPKIVGSPVVSRTAECEISAGASKQPPCENAEFCFSSQESLNPTVGSSLTQSPVFPKSPSDQSLLHKDPDRGQVEQSDERSGSPAFGLTEPQRTDQPENPTELRASEHDHSAPDCRKGTKCDGCQTAERNKHSSKSEELNEKPEGCNSAETEPTSDTTPVWSDQDKDDVTPAGPPSPVFPEEKAVVPGLSQPGSSPNHLSADSQEPAGPDCSLKSQEGDPGCDKHVSSGTVSSSTPTSRQQVHSPGQELHPGSRQEGACRGSSQPGEPSDSQTIHYYWGVPFCPRGLDPDTYTQVIVAQMEVYEKSLKQAQRGLLRKAEWGEAVQPQPESPSPEPPAESSQACVPRRRGLRLRGSKRSKAADFLPDEEEEKKDEEQQQEKEEEKEGDQVQTDTDDCEVCPETQLSDNGSTKFLSLDADAETKPQQKGPELPEITMILRDDSPTRGEPQELEQRIKTTADSKTKEDVSGCREDAGGQPAGEVETVKENRRDPDVEEMESRGLQRSDSPELEAAVVPHSPETSVDCPICQGSFPASEIEMHAAYCEGEVAMVSQRGPESQHFQDSVKPRRKRMRKTEAASEETAHPSDDCRSQEKCFICQKSVPLKDFSRHTELCFQRGTAKRAAKGNLLSALERTESRDSGAGPSGSKVQPEAVIDLRDDDDDDEEVSAYRISDSPIRSFTPISEATGCLIDFRKQQRTKKPSQRRR, encoded by the exons CAACTCGGCAGCAGAGCAGGATGGCCCTGAGgaagcagctgatccagaacatctCCCCTGATAGCCAACAACAAGAGGACAACACACAGGAGGACGGAGCTTCTGCTGACACAGATAACACACag GATGAGCTCTCATCTTTACTTTGGTCAACGTCATCAGCACAAGAAAATCGGCAGAAAGAGGGGGAGATCCACTCCAAACGGAAAG AGATGACCGAGGAGGAGATGATGGACCTGGCCGTGCGACTGAGCAGACAGGAAGCCAGCAATACAGCACTGAAAAAGCAGCAGGAGAATGAGGATCTGATGAAAGCCATCCAGGAGAGC ATGGTCAACCAGGCACCAGCTTGTCTGAACTCTCCAAGTAAACCTCAGCTTGATGGCGCCCCCGTAAGTGCCGGCTCCCGACGGAAACTCGCATACTCCAACGGAGGGAAGGTGCCAGAGGAGGACTACACATCAGAGGGTGACATGAACTCAG GACATGAAACTGTTGGCAGGAGTAAAAAGCGGAAAAGGGACACAGGCAGTCCTCTGCTGGAGATGCCAGATTTGTCACAGACTCAGAAGATCTCATCTCGGCGTTCTCCCTGCAGCCCTGAATCGTTCCCATCTCTTCTGGACTCTCCACAG AGCTCCGACTCGACACATATCGATGACTCCCAGGCTCAGCTGTCTCCAGTTTTCCCGCTGACCGGCTCCAAAGCGGAGGTCCGTGTATACCGACTCAACCAGGATCTAGTGGAAACCTGCAAGAGCTCCGGGTTTGTCTTGTGTTCTCAGGACAGTTTGACTTTGACTCAAAATTCTGCTCAGCCCAGAAGCCCCATATTTCCCCAGAGTAACCGGGTGTCCTGTCCCAAAAGTCCTGTGTTCCCAGAAGATGACAAGGGACATGAAAGACAGTCGCAGTGGAGCCCCAAGATTGTTGGGAGTCCAGTTGTCAGCAGGACTGCTGAGTGTGAAATCTCTGCAGGGGCCTCTAAACAACCTCCCTGTGAAAACGCAGAGTTTTGCTTCTCCTCTCAGGAGAGTTTAAACCCCACGGTGGGGTCTTCACTCACCCAGAGCCCAGTCTTCCCTAAAAGTCCCTCAGATCAGTCGTTGCTCCATAAAGACCCCGACCGAGGACAGGTGGAGCAGAGCGATGAACGCTCAGGGAGCCCCGCGTTCGGTTTGACTGAACCACAGAGGACTGACCAGCCGGAAAACCCCACAGAGCTCCGAGCTTCTGAGCACGACCACAGTGCCCCCGACTGTAGGAAG GGCACAAAGTGCGACGGCTGTCAAACTGCTGAGCGCAACAAACATTCATCTAAGTCAG AAGAGCTGAATGAAAAACCTGAGGGCTGTAACTCTGCAGAGACCGAGCCGACGAGTGACACGACGCCGGTGTGGTCAGATCAGGATAAAGATGACGTTACG CCAGCTGGTCCTCCTAGCCCGGTCTTCCCTGAAGAGAAAGCCGTTGTGCCGGGACTCAGCCAGCCTGGATCCTCCCCGAATCACTTGTCAGCAGATTCCCAAGAACCAGCTGGGCCAGACTGCAG CCTGAAATCCCAGGAAGGTGATCCAGGCTGCGACAAACATGTATCATCTGGAACCGTTTCTTCTTCTACGCCCACCAGCCGGCAGCAGGTTCACAGCCCGGGGCAGGAGCTCCATCCTGGGAGCAGACAGGAGGGTGCCTGCAGGGGCTCATCCCAACCCGGGGAACCGTCCGACAGCCAGACGATTCATTACTACTGGGGGGTTCCCTTCTGTCCAAGAGGCCTGGACCCAGACACATACACCCAG GTGATCGTGGCTCAGATGGAGGTTTATGAGAAGAGCCTGAAACAGGCTCAGAGGGGCCTGCTGAGGAAGGCTGAATGGGGGGAGGCCGTCCAGCCGCAGCCAGAG TCCCCGTCTCCAGAGCCACCAGCCGAATCATCTCAGGCTTGCGTTCCTCGAAG GAGAGGCCTCAGACTGAGAGGCAGCAAACGGAGCAAAGCTGCTGATTTTCTTccagatgaggaggaggagaagaaagacgaagagcagcagcaagaaaaggaagaggagaaggagggcGATCAAGTACAGACAGATACTGACGACTGTGAGGTTTGTCCAG AAACTCAACTGAGCGACAACGGCAGCACAAAATTCCTTAGCTTGGACGCTGATGCTGAAACAAAG CCTCAACAGAAAGGTCCTGAACTGCCTGAGATTACGATGATTCTCAGAGACGATTCTCCGACCAGAGGCGAGCCGCAGGAGCTGGagcaaagaataaaaa CCACGGCAGATTCAAAGACGAAGGAGGATGTTTCAGGCTGCAGGGAAGATGCTGGAGGACAGCCTGCAGGAGAGGTGGAGACCGTAAAGGAGAACAGGAGGGATCCAGATGTGGAGGAGATGGAAAGCAGAGGTCTTCAAAGATCAGACTCTCCTGAACTGGAAGCGGCCGTCGTCCCCCACAGCCCCGAAACCTCCGTCGACTGCCCCATCTGTCAGGGCTCGTTTCCTGCCAGCGAGATCGAGATGCACGCGGCGTACTGTGAGGGAGAGGTGGCCATGGTGAGCCAGAGGGGGCCTGAAAGCCAACATTTCCAAG ATTCAGTGAAACCTCGCAGGAAGAGGATGAGGAAAACAGAGGCAGCGTCAGAGGAAACAGCTCACCCTTCTGATGACTGCAG GAGCCAGGAGAAATGTTTCATCTGTCAGAAATCTGTTCCGCTAAAAGACTTTAGCCGACACACGGAGCTCTGCTTTCAGCGTGGGACAGCAAAGAGGGCAGCA AAGGGAAATCTGCTGTCTGCTCTGGAGCGAACCGAGAGCAGGGACTCAG GTGCTGGACCGTCCGGATCCAAAGTCCAACCAGA AGCGGTCATCGATCTGCGGGACGACGACGACGATGATGAAGAAGTTTCAGCGTACAGGATCAGCGACTCTCCCATCAGGTCATTCACTCCCATCTCTGAGGCCACTGGATGCCTTATCGACTTCAGgaaacagcagcgcaccaagAAGCCGAGTCAAAGACGAAGATGA
- the uimc1 gene encoding BRCA1-A complex subunit RAP80 isoform X2: protein MRGRRGHSSSSATRQQSRMALRKQLIQNISPDSQQQEDNTQEDGASADTDNKDELSSLLWSTSSAQENRQKEGEIHSKRKEMTEEEMMDLAVRLSRQEASNTALKKQQENEDLMKAIQESMVNQAPACLNSPSKPQLDGAPVSAGSRRKLAYSNGGKVPEEDYTSEGDMNSGHETVGRSKKRKRDTGSPLLEMPDLSQTQKISSRRSPCSPESFPSLLDSPQSSDSTHIDDSQAQLSPVFPLTGSKAEVRVYRLNQDLVETCKSSGFVLCSQDSLTLTQNSAQPRSPIFPQSNRVSCPKSPVFPEDDKGHERQSQWSPKIVGSPVVSRTAECEISAGASKQPPCENAEFCFSSQESLNPTVGSSLTQSPVFPKSPSDQSLLHKDPDRGQVEQSDERSGSPAFGLTEPQRTDQPENPTELRASEHDHSAPDCRKGTKCDGCQTAERNKHSSKSEELNEKPEGCNSAETEPTSDTTPVWSDQDKDDVTPAGPPSPVFPEEKAVVPGLSQPGSSPNHLSADSQEPAGPDCSLKSQEGDPGCDKHVSSGTVSSSTPTSRQQVHSPGQELHPGSRQEGACRGSSQPGEPSDSQTIHYYWGVPFCPRGLDPDTYTQVIVAQMEVYEKSLKQAQRGLLRKAEWGEAVQPQPEKSPSPEPPAESSQACVPRRRGLRLRGSKRSKAADFLPDEEEEKKDEEQQQEKEEEKEGDQVQTDTDDCEVCPETQLSDNGSTKFLSLDADAETKPQQKGPELPEITMILRDDSPTRGEPQELEQRIKTTADSKTKEDVSGCREDAGGQPAGEVETVKENRRDPDVEEMESRGLQRSDSPELEAAVVPHSPETSVDCPICQGSFPASEIEMHAAYCEGEVAMVSQRGPESQHFQDSVKPRRKRMRKTEAASEETAHPSDDCRSQEKCFICQKSVPLKDFSRHTELCFQRGTAKRAAKGNLLSALERTESRDSGAGPSGSKVQPEAVIDLRDDDDDDEEVSAYRISDSPIRSFTPISEATGCLIDFRKQQRTKKPSQRRR, encoded by the exons CAACTCGGCAGCAGAGCAGGATGGCCCTGAGgaagcagctgatccagaacatctCCCCTGATAGCCAACAACAAGAGGACAACACACAGGAGGACGGAGCTTCTGCTGACACAGATAACA AGGATGAGCTCTCATCTTTACTTTGGTCAACGTCATCAGCACAAGAAAATCGGCAGAAAGAGGGGGAGATCCACTCCAAACGGAAAG AGATGACCGAGGAGGAGATGATGGACCTGGCCGTGCGACTGAGCAGACAGGAAGCCAGCAATACAGCACTGAAAAAGCAGCAGGAGAATGAGGATCTGATGAAAGCCATCCAGGAGAGC ATGGTCAACCAGGCACCAGCTTGTCTGAACTCTCCAAGTAAACCTCAGCTTGATGGCGCCCCCGTAAGTGCCGGCTCCCGACGGAAACTCGCATACTCCAACGGAGGGAAGGTGCCAGAGGAGGACTACACATCAGAGGGTGACATGAACTCAG GACATGAAACTGTTGGCAGGAGTAAAAAGCGGAAAAGGGACACAGGCAGTCCTCTGCTGGAGATGCCAGATTTGTCACAGACTCAGAAGATCTCATCTCGGCGTTCTCCCTGCAGCCCTGAATCGTTCCCATCTCTTCTGGACTCTCCACAG AGCTCCGACTCGACACATATCGATGACTCCCAGGCTCAGCTGTCTCCAGTTTTCCCGCTGACCGGCTCCAAAGCGGAGGTCCGTGTATACCGACTCAACCAGGATCTAGTGGAAACCTGCAAGAGCTCCGGGTTTGTCTTGTGTTCTCAGGACAGTTTGACTTTGACTCAAAATTCTGCTCAGCCCAGAAGCCCCATATTTCCCCAGAGTAACCGGGTGTCCTGTCCCAAAAGTCCTGTGTTCCCAGAAGATGACAAGGGACATGAAAGACAGTCGCAGTGGAGCCCCAAGATTGTTGGGAGTCCAGTTGTCAGCAGGACTGCTGAGTGTGAAATCTCTGCAGGGGCCTCTAAACAACCTCCCTGTGAAAACGCAGAGTTTTGCTTCTCCTCTCAGGAGAGTTTAAACCCCACGGTGGGGTCTTCACTCACCCAGAGCCCAGTCTTCCCTAAAAGTCCCTCAGATCAGTCGTTGCTCCATAAAGACCCCGACCGAGGACAGGTGGAGCAGAGCGATGAACGCTCAGGGAGCCCCGCGTTCGGTTTGACTGAACCACAGAGGACTGACCAGCCGGAAAACCCCACAGAGCTCCGAGCTTCTGAGCACGACCACAGTGCCCCCGACTGTAGGAAG GGCACAAAGTGCGACGGCTGTCAAACTGCTGAGCGCAACAAACATTCATCTAAGTCAG AAGAGCTGAATGAAAAACCTGAGGGCTGTAACTCTGCAGAGACCGAGCCGACGAGTGACACGACGCCGGTGTGGTCAGATCAGGATAAAGATGACGTTACG CCAGCTGGTCCTCCTAGCCCGGTCTTCCCTGAAGAGAAAGCCGTTGTGCCGGGACTCAGCCAGCCTGGATCCTCCCCGAATCACTTGTCAGCAGATTCCCAAGAACCAGCTGGGCCAGACTGCAG CCTGAAATCCCAGGAAGGTGATCCAGGCTGCGACAAACATGTATCATCTGGAACCGTTTCTTCTTCTACGCCCACCAGCCGGCAGCAGGTTCACAGCCCGGGGCAGGAGCTCCATCCTGGGAGCAGACAGGAGGGTGCCTGCAGGGGCTCATCCCAACCCGGGGAACCGTCCGACAGCCAGACGATTCATTACTACTGGGGGGTTCCCTTCTGTCCAAGAGGCCTGGACCCAGACACATACACCCAG GTGATCGTGGCTCAGATGGAGGTTTATGAGAAGAGCCTGAAACAGGCTCAGAGGGGCCTGCTGAGGAAGGCTGAATGGGGGGAGGCCGTCCAGCCGCAGCCAGAG AAGTCCCCGTCTCCAGAGCCACCAGCCGAATCATCTCAGGCTTGCGTTCCTCGAAG GAGAGGCCTCAGACTGAGAGGCAGCAAACGGAGCAAAGCTGCTGATTTTCTTccagatgaggaggaggagaagaaagacgaagagcagcagcaagaaaaggaagaggagaaggagggcGATCAAGTACAGACAGATACTGACGACTGTGAGGTTTGTCCAG AAACTCAACTGAGCGACAACGGCAGCACAAAATTCCTTAGCTTGGACGCTGATGCTGAAACAAAG CCTCAACAGAAAGGTCCTGAACTGCCTGAGATTACGATGATTCTCAGAGACGATTCTCCGACCAGAGGCGAGCCGCAGGAGCTGGagcaaagaataaaaa CCACGGCAGATTCAAAGACGAAGGAGGATGTTTCAGGCTGCAGGGAAGATGCTGGAGGACAGCCTGCAGGAGAGGTGGAGACCGTAAAGGAGAACAGGAGGGATCCAGATGTGGAGGAGATGGAAAGCAGAGGTCTTCAAAGATCAGACTCTCCTGAACTGGAAGCGGCCGTCGTCCCCCACAGCCCCGAAACCTCCGTCGACTGCCCCATCTGTCAGGGCTCGTTTCCTGCCAGCGAGATCGAGATGCACGCGGCGTACTGTGAGGGAGAGGTGGCCATGGTGAGCCAGAGGGGGCCTGAAAGCCAACATTTCCAAG ATTCAGTGAAACCTCGCAGGAAGAGGATGAGGAAAACAGAGGCAGCGTCAGAGGAAACAGCTCACCCTTCTGATGACTGCAG GAGCCAGGAGAAATGTTTCATCTGTCAGAAATCTGTTCCGCTAAAAGACTTTAGCCGACACACGGAGCTCTGCTTTCAGCGTGGGACAGCAAAGAGGGCAGCA AAGGGAAATCTGCTGTCTGCTCTGGAGCGAACCGAGAGCAGGGACTCAG GTGCTGGACCGTCCGGATCCAAAGTCCAACCAGA AGCGGTCATCGATCTGCGGGACGACGACGACGATGATGAAGAAGTTTCAGCGTACAGGATCAGCGACTCTCCCATCAGGTCATTCACTCCCATCTCTGAGGCCACTGGATGCCTTATCGACTTCAGgaaacagcagcgcaccaagAAGCCGAGTCAAAGACGAAGATGA